The Paracoccus sediminicola genome has a segment encoding these proteins:
- a CDS encoding sugar kinase, with protein sequence MSHDRILSIGEAMVELSQSGQPGLWRLGIAGDTLNTAWYLRRLLPEAWHVGYLSRVGRGEFSCKMIDFLTSEGIDATHVSRDDSREIALYAISLRAGERSFSYWRDSSAARRLADDPNLLARALDGVGIAYFSGITLGILPQEGRDALLDALRDASKAGTRIVFDPNLRAKLWASEAEMCRTVENAAAMADLVLPSFDDEQSFFGDADPQATIARYLDRGAGQVIVKAGGGPVHYGGTDGAGEITGLSRAEPVDTTSAGDSFNAGFLAARIEGADIPAAIRRAHALSLRVIGHHGALVAEAVPPRRS encoded by the coding sequence ATGAGCCATGACCGCATCCTCTCCATCGGCGAGGCGATGGTCGAGCTGTCCCAATCCGGCCAGCCCGGCCTCTGGCGGCTCGGGATTGCGGGCGACACGCTCAACACGGCCTGGTATCTGCGGCGGCTTCTGCCAGAAGCATGGCATGTCGGCTATCTGAGCCGGGTCGGGCGCGGCGAATTCTCTTGCAAGATGATCGACTTCCTGACCTCCGAGGGTATCGACGCCACCCATGTCAGCCGCGACGACAGCCGCGAAATCGCGCTCTATGCCATCTCGTTGCGGGCGGGCGAACGCAGCTTCAGCTATTGGCGTGACAGTTCTGCGGCAAGACGGCTCGCCGATGATCCCAACCTGCTCGCGCGGGCGCTCGACGGGGTCGGCATCGCCTATTTTTCGGGCATCACCCTCGGCATCCTGCCGCAGGAGGGCCGTGACGCCCTGCTCGACGCGCTGCGCGATGCGAGCAAGGCGGGCACACGAATCGTTTTCGATCCCAATCTGCGCGCGAAACTCTGGGCATCCGAGGCCGAGATGTGCCGCACCGTGGAAAACGCCGCCGCGATGGCTGATCTGGTCCTGCCCAGCTTCGACGACGAACAGAGCTTCTTCGGCGACGCCGATCCACAAGCGACCATCGCCCGCTATCTCGACCGTGGCGCGGGCCAGGTTATCGTGAAGGCAGGGGGCGGGCCGGTGCATTACGGCGGCACTGACGGGGCGGGAGAGATCACCGGCCTGTCCCGCGCCGAACCGGTCGACACGACCTCGGCCGGGGACAGCTTCAACGCGGGCTTCCTTGCCGCGCGGATCGAGGGCGCGGATATTCCCGCTGCGATCCGGCGCGCCCATGCGCTCAGCCTGCGCGTGATCGGCCATCACGGCGCGCTTGTCGCCGAGGCGGTCCCGCCGCGCCGATCGTAA
- a CDS encoding mannitol dehydrogenase family protein, producing the protein MSDLLTSLTGLPADVATPAYDRDAAGVGILHLGLGAFHRAHQAVYTDDALAAEGGDWRITGANLRSRDLPEAMNAQNGLYTVLERSDHDRARIIGAHGPAIGGDPAAILRVATDPGIRILSLTVSEKAYGIDRAAMDIDDSHPAIAADLAAAETPKGVVGIITRALAARRAAGAAAFTVLSCDNLPDNGALLRAGVLGFARRTDPDLASWIEAEIAFPATMVDRITPATTDATLADIERLTGRRDLAGVETEPFRQWVIEDHFPQGRPAWDAGGAEFVRDVGPHEAMKLRMLNGSHSLIAYSGQLLGLPLVRDTVADRDLSRLSRRHMAAAAATLPRNAGLDPAAYADALMDRFANPGIAHQTRQIAMDGTEKLPQRWFAPAAELLRDGRDTGPFAFATAIWLAWLAKLADLGDRPDDPRADALIERVRSADGDHGALIRAVLSLPGLAPAELQHATEFTDAVARHLDRIRAEGPRAAMTQEAQQ; encoded by the coding sequence ATGAGCGATCTTCTGACAAGCCTGACCGGGCTGCCCGCCGATGTCGCGACCCCCGCCTATGATCGCGATGCGGCGGGAGTCGGGATCCTGCATCTCGGCCTCGGCGCGTTTCACCGCGCCCATCAGGCGGTCTATACCGATGACGCGCTGGCGGCCGAGGGCGGCGACTGGCGCATCACCGGCGCCAATCTGCGCAGCCGAGACCTGCCAGAGGCGATGAATGCGCAGAACGGACTTTACACGGTGCTTGAACGCTCGGACCACGACCGCGCACGCATCATCGGCGCGCATGGCCCGGCCATTGGCGGAGATCCGGCGGCGATCCTGCGTGTCGCCACTGATCCGGGGATCCGCATCCTGTCGCTGACCGTCTCGGAAAAGGCCTATGGGATCGACCGGGCGGCCATGGATATCGACGACTCCCACCCGGCGATTGCGGCGGATCTGGCCGCGGCAGAGACACCGAAAGGCGTGGTCGGGATCATCACGAGGGCGCTTGCGGCACGGCGCGCGGCTGGCGCTGCTGCGTTCACCGTTCTGTCCTGTGACAACCTGCCGGATAACGGCGCTCTGCTGCGCGCGGGTGTTCTGGGCTTCGCCCGCCGCACCGATCCCGACCTCGCCAGCTGGATCGAGGCAGAGATCGCCTTTCCCGCCACCATGGTCGACCGCATCACCCCGGCCACGACCGATGCCACGCTGGCGGATATCGAGCGGCTGACCGGGCGCCGCGACCTTGCCGGGGTCGAGACCGAGCCGTTCCGGCAATGGGTGATCGAGGATCACTTTCCGCAGGGCCGCCCGGCATGGGATGCGGGCGGCGCCGAATTCGTCCGCGATGTCGGCCCGCATGAGGCGATGAAATTACGCATGCTCAATGGCAGCCACTCGCTGATCGCCTATTCGGGGCAATTGCTGGGTCTGCCACTGGTGCGCGATACGGTGGCGGATCGCGACCTCTCGCGGCTGAGCCGGCGTCACATGGCTGCCGCTGCCGCGACGCTGCCCCGGAATGCAGGGCTCGACCCGGCGGCCTATGCAGATGCGTTGATGGACCGTTTCGCCAATCCCGGCATCGCCCATCAGACGCGGCAGATCGCCATGGACGGCACCGAGAAACTGCCGCAACGCTGGTTCGCCCCTGCCGCTGAGCTGCTGCGCGACGGGCGCGACACTGGCCCCTTTGCCTTCGCCACGGCAATCTGGCTGGCATGGCTCGCAAAGCTGGCTGACCTCGGAGACCGTCCCGACGATCCGCGGGCAGATGCGCTGATCGAACGGGTGCGCAGCGCAGATGGCGACCACGGGGCGCTGATCCGCGCCGTCCTCTCCCTGCCCGGCCTCGCCCCGGCGGAGCTGCAGCACGCCACGGAATTCACCGATGCGGTGGCCCGGCATCTCGACCGCATTCGCGCCGAAGGCCCGCGCGCGGCCATGACGCAGGAGGCGCAGCAATGA
- the uxuA gene encoding mannonate dehydratase, which yields MRQTWRWFGPEDRVSVDDMLQAGVQGVVTALHHMPTGTVWSPDEIARRQSLIARMRDGAPSHLKWEVVESLPVSEAIKTQTGDWRAHVENWITSMRNLKAAGIEVICYNFMPVLDWTRTDLAWRRPTGATCMRFDFTDFAAFDIHILQRKGAAEDFPEDIREEAARRFAEMDDAQRERLAGNVVFGLPGAAERFSLDDVRALLDSYAPVTDSVLRRNFHDFLEQVAPVAQEIGVRLCCHPDDPPFGLLGLPRIMSTEADYAERCAAVDLPANGITLCAGSLGARPDNDLPGMMDRLGERVHFLHLRNVRRDGDALRGSFFEDEHLGGQTDMVALVAAVLREEKRRRDAGRADAEIPMRPDHGQDILDDIGRGGQPGYPAIGRLKGLAELRGVEAGLRHAGAAG from the coding sequence ATGCGACAGACATGGCGGTGGTTCGGCCCCGAGGACCGGGTTTCGGTGGATGACATGCTTCAGGCCGGTGTGCAGGGTGTGGTCACGGCATTGCATCACATGCCCACCGGCACGGTCTGGTCGCCCGACGAAATCGCCCGGCGCCAATCATTGATCGCCCGGATGCGCGACGGCGCGCCCTCGCATCTGAAATGGGAGGTGGTCGAAAGCCTGCCGGTCAGCGAGGCGATCAAGACCCAGACAGGCGACTGGCGGGCGCATGTCGAGAACTGGATCACCTCGATGCGCAACCTCAAGGCGGCCGGGATCGAAGTCATCTGCTATAATTTCATGCCGGTGCTGGACTGGACGCGCACCGATCTGGCCTGGCGGCGACCCACCGGGGCGACCTGCATGCGCTTCGATTTCACCGATTTCGCAGCCTTCGACATCCATATCCTGCAACGCAAGGGCGCGGCCGAGGACTTCCCCGAAGATATCCGCGAAGAGGCCGCCCGCCGCTTCGCCGAAATGGACGATGCGCAGCGCGAACGCCTTGCCGGGAATGTGGTGTTCGGCCTTCCGGGCGCGGCCGAGCGGTTCAGCCTTGACGATGTGCGCGCGCTTCTCGACAGCTATGCGCCGGTGACCGACAGCGTGCTGCGGCGCAACTTCCACGATTTCCTCGAACAGGTCGCCCCCGTCGCGCAGGAGATCGGCGTGCGGCTGTGCTGCCATCCCGACGATCCGCCCTTCGGCCTGCTGGGCCTGCCGCGCATCATGTCGACCGAGGCCGATTACGCCGAGCGCTGCGCCGCCGTCGATCTTCCCGCGAACGGGATCACGCTTTGCGCGGGCTCACTTGGCGCGCGGCCCGACAACGACCTGCCCGGAATGATGGACCGGCTGGGCGAGCGGGTGCATTTCCTGCATCTGCGCAATGTGCGGCGCGACGGGGACGCATTGCGCGGTTCGTTCTTCGAAGATGAGCATCTCGGCGGGCAAACCGATATGGTTGCCCTTGTCGCAGCCGTTCTGCGCGAAGAAAAACGGCGCCGCGACGCGGGCCGCGCCGATGCCGAAATCCCCATGCGGCCCGATCACGGGCAGGATATTCTGGACGATATCGGCCGCGGCGGTCAGCCGGGTTATCCCGCCATCGGGCGGCTGAAGGGGCTGGCCGAGCTGCGCGGCGTCGAGGCCGGTCTGCGTCACGCGGGGGCGGCAGGATGA
- a CDS encoding alpha-hydroxy acid oxidase, with the protein MSVITEIEDLRRLHQRRVPRMFYDYVDVGAWTGSTYRANRADFESILFRQRVARNIEARSLATTMMGEPVSMPLALAPVGLLGMQHPDGEIHAARAARAAGVPFTLSTMSMCSLEDIAEASGAPFWFQLYTLRDEEFLDNVLDRARRAGVTVLVLTLDLTIQGQRHKDLKNSMTAPPRLTLPNMLDIARHPRWALGMLRTKRRGFGNIIGHARGVDDLGDLMSWTGQQFDQRLDWARVEEIIRKWGGKVILKGINDPEDAKRGVQTGADAILVSNHGGRQLDGAPSTIRALPRIRRAVGTDYPLYLDGGIQSGQEALKAIACGADGVFIGRAFTYGLGAMGQKGVETAIEILRREMDITMALCGVNEIADFGPDCLWSEDAT; encoded by the coding sequence ATGAGCGTCATCACCGAGATCGAGGATCTGCGTCGGCTGCATCAGCGCCGCGTGCCGCGCATGTTCTATGATTATGTCGATGTCGGCGCATGGACGGGCAGCACCTATCGCGCCAACCGCGCCGATTTCGAGAGCATCCTGTTTCGCCAGCGTGTCGCCCGAAATATCGAGGCGCGCAGCCTTGCGACAACGATGATGGGCGAGCCGGTCTCGATGCCGCTGGCGCTTGCCCCGGTCGGGCTGCTCGGGATGCAGCATCCCGATGGCGAGATCCACGCCGCCCGCGCGGCGCGGGCAGCCGGCGTGCCTTTCACCTTGTCCACCATGTCGATGTGCTCGCTGGAGGACATTGCCGAGGCGTCCGGCGCGCCGTTCTGGTTTCAGCTTTACACGCTGCGCGACGAAGAGTTCCTTGACAATGTGCTGGACCGCGCGCGCCGCGCCGGCGTGACGGTGCTCGTGCTGACTCTGGACCTGACCATTCAGGGGCAGCGGCACAAGGATCTGAAGAACAGCATGACCGCGCCCCCCAGGCTGACCTTGCCGAATATGCTCGACATCGCCCGCCACCCGCGATGGGCGCTCGGGATGCTGCGCACCAAGCGGCGCGGCTTCGGCAATATCATCGGCCATGCACGCGGCGTCGACGATCTGGGCGACCTGATGAGCTGGACCGGTCAGCAATTCGACCAGCGGCTCGACTGGGCGCGCGTGGAAGAGATCATCCGCAAATGGGGCGGCAAGGTCATCCTGAAAGGCATCAACGATCCCGAGGACGCGAAGCGCGGGGTCCAGACCGGGGCCGACGCGATCCTCGTCTCGAATCACGGCGGCCGCCAGCTTGACGGCGCGCCCTCGACGATCCGCGCCCTGCCCCGCATCCGGCGGGCGGTCGGAACGGATTACCCGCTCTATCTCGATGGGGGTATTCAGTCTGGGCAAGAGGCGCTGAAGGCCATCGCCTGCGGCGCGGATGGGGTGTTTATCGGCCGCGCCTTTACCTACGGGCTCGGGGCGATGGGTCAGAAAGGCGTCGAAACCGCGATCGAGATCCTGCGCCGCGAGATGGACATCACCATGGCGCTTTGCGGCGTCAACGAGATTGCAGATTTCGGCCCGGACTGCCTGTGGTCCGAGGATGCAACCTGA
- a CDS encoding L-idonate 5-dehydrogenase has protein sequence MTYNLACRLHAAHDLRIEPAPEAAADEASAVIRVARGGICGSDLHYYHDGGFGPIRVQEPIILGHEASGWVEDAPEGSGLSEGQLVSLSPSRACGSCEFCTAGQPRHCLKMRFSGSAMRVPHEQGLFRSRVAHPVGQCFALPDGTSPAAAAGAEPLAVCLHALTMAPPLEGQRMLITGAGPIGAICTALARLRGAAEIVVTDVQDFTLETAARMGADRVVNVARNPDGLSDYATGKGRIDVVLECSANQHAIAQAIGVTRPQGTLVQIGVGGSLPLPLNLIVSKELRFIGTHRFDTEFAEAVRMIGTGEIDLLPMVTQVIPAAEAVRAFDLAGDRSQAVKVQLDFGG, from the coding sequence ATGACCTACAATCTTGCTTGCCGTCTTCACGCCGCCCATGACCTGCGCATTGAACCAGCCCCCGAGGCCGCGGCCGACGAAGCCAGCGCGGTGATCCGCGTGGCGCGGGGCGGGATCTGCGGCTCGGACCTGCATTACTACCACGATGGCGGCTTCGGCCCGATCCGTGTGCAAGAGCCGATCATTCTCGGCCATGAAGCCTCCGGCTGGGTCGAGGACGCACCCGAGGGGTCGGGCCTCAGTGAGGGACAGCTGGTGTCGCTCAGCCCGTCCCGCGCCTGCGGAAGCTGCGAGTTCTGCACCGCCGGACAGCCGCGCCATTGCTTGAAGATGCGCTTCAGCGGTTCGGCCATGCGGGTCCCGCATGAGCAGGGCCTGTTTCGCAGCCGCGTCGCACATCCGGTGGGGCAATGCTTCGCGCTGCCCGACGGCACCTCTCCCGCCGCTGCTGCCGGGGCCGAACCGCTTGCGGTCTGCCTGCACGCGCTGACGATGGCGCCGCCGCTTGAGGGGCAGCGCATGCTCATCACCGGTGCCGGCCCGATCGGCGCCATCTGCACCGCGCTTGCCCGGCTGCGCGGCGCGGCCGAGATCGTCGTCACCGACGTCCAGGACTTCACGCTCGAAACTGCCGCGCGCATGGGGGCGGACAGGGTTGTCAATGTCGCGCGCAATCCTGACGGGCTCTCTGATTATGCAACGGGCAAGGGCCGCATTGACGTGGTACTGGAATGCTCTGCCAATCAACACGCGATCGCGCAGGCCATCGGCGTCACGCGCCCGCAGGGCACTCTGGTCCAGATCGGCGTCGGTGGCAGCCTTCCATTGCCGCTGAACCTGATCGTCAGCAAGGAGCTGCGCTTCATCGGCACCCATCGCTTCGACACCGAATTCGCCGAGGCTGTGCGCATGATCGGCACGGGTGAGATCGACCTCTTACCGATGGTGACGCAGGTGATCCCCGCCGCCGAAGCGGTCCGCGCCTTCGACCTGGCAGGAGACCGTTCGCAGGCGGTGAAGGTGCAGCTCGATTTCGGGGGCTGA
- a CDS encoding TRAP transporter large permease translates to MSLAILGLTFLFGLVIGMPVAITLGVSSMAYLLLEGMPLVVIPQKMYAGMDSFVLLCIPGFILAGNLMNGGGITGRIIRFAQALVGWIRGGLAQTNVASSMLFGGISGTAVADAASIGGMMIPGMKKAGYPADFSAAVTAASSTVGPIIPPSVPMIIVGSLAGISVGKMFIAGALPGLLLGGAMMVTTYLIARRRNFPRQPWQGWSELGSAFLGAFWALAMTALIVGGMLSGIVTPTETAVVASIYAVIVGAFVYRELPLARVPGILVDSAVSSAGILALVGTANVFGWILVSEQIPQMIAEAVLSVTDNRFLVILLINIVLLMVGMFMETIAALIILFVPLLTLAEAVGIEPLHFAVFAVLNLMIGLTTPPVGVCMFVCANIARLPLAPVIRALVPYLVTNIIVLLLVSYIPWISTWLPSLMDN, encoded by the coding sequence ATGAGCCTCGCGATCCTCGGCCTGACCTTTCTCTTCGGGCTTGTCATCGGGATGCCGGTGGCGATTACGCTCGGCGTGTCTTCCATGGCCTATCTGCTGCTCGAAGGCATGCCGCTCGTGGTCATTCCGCAAAAGATGTATGCCGGGATGGACAGCTTTGTGCTGCTGTGCATTCCGGGCTTCATCCTGGCCGGGAACCTGATGAATGGGGGCGGCATCACCGGGCGGATCATCCGCTTTGCACAGGCGCTTGTCGGCTGGATAAGGGGCGGACTGGCGCAGACGAATGTGGCCTCGTCGATGCTGTTCGGCGGCATTTCCGGGACTGCGGTGGCGGATGCGGCCTCGATCGGGGGGATGATGATCCCCGGCATGAAAAAGGCCGGCTATCCGGCGGATTTCTCGGCCGCGGTCACCGCCGCCTCTTCTACCGTGGGGCCGATCATTCCGCCCTCGGTGCCGATGATCATCGTCGGCTCGCTGGCCGGGATCTCGGTCGGAAAGATGTTCATCGCAGGCGCCTTGCCGGGGCTGCTTCTCGGGGGCGCGATGATGGTGACCACCTATCTCATCGCCCGGCGCCGCAACTTTCCGCGTCAACCCTGGCAGGGCTGGTCCGAGCTGGGATCGGCCTTTCTCGGGGCGTTCTGGGCGCTGGCCATGACGGCGCTGATCGTCGGCGGAATGCTGTCCGGCATCGTGACACCGACCGAGACGGCGGTCGTCGCCTCGATCTATGCCGTCATCGTCGGCGCCTTCGTCTATCGTGAGCTGCCGCTGGCCCGCGTCCCCGGCATTCTGGTCGACAGCGCGGTGTCGTCGGCGGGGATCCTGGCGCTTGTCGGCACCGCCAATGTCTTCGGCTGGATCCTCGTCAGCGAGCAGATCCCGCAGATGATCGCCGAAGCGGTGCTGTCCGTGACCGATAACCGGTTCCTCGTGATCCTGCTCATCAACATCGTCCTGCTGATGGTCGGCATGTTCATGGAAACCATCGCCGCGCTCATCATCCTCTTCGTGCCGCTTTTGACGCTGGCCGAGGCTGTGGGCATCGAGCCGCTGCATTTCGCTGTCTTTGCCGTGCTGAACCTGATGATCGGGCTGACCACCCCTCCGGTCGGGGTCTGCATGTTCGTCTGCGCCAATATCGCGCGCCTGCCGCTGGCGCCGGTGATCCGTGCGCTGGTGCCCTATCTCGTGACCAATATCATCGTGCTGCTGCTGGTGTCCTATATCCCCTGGATCAGCACCTGGCTTCCTTCGCTGATGGACAATTGA
- a CDS encoding TRAP transporter small permease: MRLVTDWMRIVLRIGVGLSFAVLIGAVTIQVLGRSFILSSPVWTEELTRFALLYLAGFGTGLALLSGDLVNVDLVSESLPGRAPWLLRLLSALLVLGFCLMLLSPAWRFTVIGAMQTSPTLAVPMNYAHASVLLLLVSLALAALLRVIGMLSGTSDGRPEHLVGEIE; this comes from the coding sequence ATGAGACTCGTGACCGACTGGATGCGGATCGTGCTGCGGATAGGCGTCGGCCTGTCCTTCGCCGTGCTGATCGGCGCGGTGACCATTCAGGTTCTGGGGCGCAGCTTCATTCTCAGCTCGCCGGTCTGGACCGAGGAACTGACCCGCTTCGCGCTGCTTTATCTCGCCGGTTTCGGCACCGGGCTGGCGCTGCTTTCTGGCGATCTGGTCAATGTCGATCTGGTCAGCGAGAGCCTGCCTGGCCGCGCGCCCTGGCTGTTGCGGCTGCTGTCGGCGTTGCTGGTTCTTGGTTTCTGCCTGATGCTGCTCAGCCCGGCCTGGCGCTTTACCGTGATCGGCGCGATGCAGACCTCGCCGACCTTGGCCGTGCCGATGAATTATGCCCATGCCAGCGTACTGCTTTTGCTGGTCTCCCTGGCGCTTGCCGCGCTTCTGCGGGTGATCGGGATGCTGTCCGGCACCAGCGATGGCCGCCCCGAACATCTTGTGGGAGAGATCGAATGA
- a CDS encoding TRAP transporter substrate-binding protein has translation MMKLYRRQFTALAAATMLTLPALGASAQEVTLKLGHLANEENSWHKASLKFAEDVASLTDGRVEVQVFPNESLGKEIDLINGMQLGTADMTITGESLQNWAPMAALLAVPYAYSSLEQMDEVASGEIGDQIEAEIIEKAQIRPIAYFARGPRNLTSNTEIMTPDDLDGLKLRVPNVPLFVKTWEALGAAPTPMAFSEVFTSLQNGTIDAQENPLALIESANFNEVQQFVNRTEHVRSWIYLTISEMSWNKLSEEDQQAVLEAAQNAQDYERELFLADEERLEQVLKDKGMTFVDSDAEAFATAAQDAVLANVSEDIKPVVEELFAAQE, from the coding sequence ATGATGAAACTTTATCGCCGTCAATTCACCGCTCTGGCTGCCGCGACGATGCTGACACTGCCGGCCCTGGGCGCGTCCGCGCAGGAGGTCACGCTGAAGCTCGGCCACCTCGCCAACGAAGAAAACAGCTGGCACAAGGCGTCGCTGAAATTCGCCGAGGATGTTGCCAGCCTCACCGATGGCCGGGTCGAGGTGCAGGTGTTTCCGAATGAATCGCTTGGCAAGGAAATCGACCTCATCAACGGGATGCAGCTCGGCACAGCCGACATGACCATCACCGGTGAGAGCCTTCAGAACTGGGCGCCGATGGCTGCGCTGCTGGCCGTGCCCTATGCCTATTCTTCGCTGGAACAGATGGACGAAGTCGCCTCGGGCGAGATCGGCGATCAGATCGAGGCCGAGATCATCGAAAAGGCGCAGATCCGTCCCATCGCTTATTTCGCGCGCGGTCCGCGCAACCTGACCTCGAACACCGAGATCATGACCCCTGACGACCTGGACGGTCTCAAGCTGCGTGTGCCGAACGTGCCGCTCTTCGTGAAGACCTGGGAGGCGCTGGGCGCCGCGCCGACCCCGATGGCGTTCAGCGAAGTGTTCACTTCGTTGCAGAACGGGACGATCGACGCGCAGGAAAACCCGCTGGCGCTGATCGAATCGGCCAATTTCAACGAGGTCCAGCAATTCGTGAACCGGACCGAGCATGTCCGGTCCTGGATCTATCTGACCATCTCGGAGATGAGCTGGAACAAGCTGTCCGAGGAAGATCAGCAGGCGGTTCTCGAAGCTGCGCAGAACGCGCAGGACTACGAGCGCGAGCTATTCCTCGCCGATGAAGAGCGCCTGGAGCAGGTTCTGAAGGACAAGGGCATGACCTTCGTCGACAGCGATGCCGAAGCCTTCGCGACCGCCGCGCAGGACGCGGTGCTGGCGAATGTCAGCGAAGACATCAAGCCGGTCGTCGAAGAGCTGTTTGCCGCACAGGAATGA
- a CDS encoding GntR family transcriptional regulator has product MSATPALDLSLSTAPQLYELLRQEVLRGELSPGDRLSETEVAKRFGVSRQPVREAFIRLTADGLAEVRPQRGTFIRKISVSAVLSARMIRESVEGDLVRMVTDAPDASLVASLDEELRQQELTVPENDSERFVALDDRFHYMIAEAAGHEGVWLVLEGLRSQMNRLRHITAKKFDLQKLIGQHREIVEALRAGDADLAEQAMRGHLNQLLDDLPEVTSAHPDLFTT; this is encoded by the coding sequence ATGTCAGCCACGCCGGCACTGGATCTGAGCCTGTCGACCGCGCCGCAGCTTTACGAGCTCTTGCGGCAGGAGGTGCTGCGCGGCGAGCTTTCGCCCGGCGACCGGCTGAGCGAGACCGAGGTCGCAAAGCGTTTCGGCGTCAGCCGCCAGCCGGTGCGAGAAGCCTTCATCCGCCTGACGGCCGATGGTCTGGCAGAGGTCCGCCCGCAGCGTGGCACTTTTATCCGCAAGATCTCGGTCTCTGCGGTGCTCTCGGCCCGGATGATCCGCGAATCCGTCGAGGGTGATCTGGTGCGCATGGTGACCGATGCGCCGGATGCTTCTCTGGTCGCCAGTCTCGATGAGGAACTCAGACAGCAGGAACTCACCGTCCCTGAGAATGATTCCGAACGCTTCGTCGCGCTCGACGACCGGTTTCACTACATGATCGCTGAAGCGGCCGGGCATGAAGGAGTCTGGCTGGTCCTGGAAGGGCTGCGCTCGCAGATGAACCGGCTGCGCCACATCACTGCCAAGAAATTCGATCTCCAGAAGCTGATCGGCCAGCATCGCGAAATCGTCGAGGCACTGCGCGCCGGCGACGCCGATCTGGCCGAACAGGCAATGCGCGGGCATCTGAACCAGCTTCTCGACGATCTCCCCGAGGTGACCAGCGCGCACCCGGATCTGTTTACCACCTAG
- a CDS encoding SDR family oxidoreductase, whose protein sequence is MKLALEGARVIITAGASGIGRAILDGFIEEGATVATCDIDRASLDTLPAGVLARHVDVGDEAALRGFLDDAVGALGGLDCLVNNAGIAGPTGRIEDLDRAAWDQCLNICLTSQFIAVGQTVDALRKSANPSIINLSSVAGRVGFGLRTPYAAAKWGVVGLTKSLSVELGPDNIRVNAILPGLVAGDRQRRVLEAKAQSQGRSVGEVEAEAFSYTSIRDYVPPREIADQILFLASSLGRHISGQAISICGDTRMLT, encoded by the coding sequence ATGAAACTGGCACTGGAAGGCGCGCGGGTCATCATAACGGCCGGAGCTTCGGGGATCGGTCGCGCGATCCTCGACGGATTCATCGAAGAAGGCGCAACCGTCGCCACCTGCGACATTGACCGCGCGTCTCTGGACACGCTGCCTGCGGGCGTATTGGCCCGGCATGTCGATGTCGGCGACGAAGCGGCGTTGCGCGGCTTTCTGGATGATGCCGTCGGCGCGCTTGGCGGGCTGGATTGTCTGGTAAACAATGCGGGCATCGCCGGGCCGACAGGCCGGATCGAGGATCTGGACCGCGCCGCCTGGGATCAATGTCTGAACATCTGCCTGACCAGCCAGTTCATTGCCGTCGGCCAAACCGTTGATGCGCTGCGCAAAAGCGCCAACCCGTCGATTATCAACCTGTCCTCGGTCGCCGGACGAGTCGGCTTCGGGCTGCGCACACCCTATGCGGCGGCCAAATGGGGCGTAGTCGGCCTGACGAAATCGCTCTCGGTCGAGCTCGGTCCCGACAACATCCGCGTCAATGCAATCCTGCCCGGCCTCGTCGCCGGGGACCGTCAGCGCCGCGTGCTCGAGGCCAAAGCTCAGTCGCAGGGTCGCTCGGTCGGCGAGGTCGAGGCCGAGGCGTTTTCCTATACCTCGATCCGTGACTATGTCCCCCCGCGCGAGATTGCAGATCAGATCCTGTTCCTCGCCAGCTCGCTCGGGCGGCATATTTCGGGGCAGGCCATTTCCATCTGCGGCGACACCCGGATGCTGACCTGA